Proteins found in one Micropterus dolomieu isolate WLL.071019.BEF.003 ecotype Adirondacks linkage group LG10, ASM2129224v1, whole genome shotgun sequence genomic segment:
- the sod2 gene encoding superoxide dismutase [Mn], mitochondrial, with protein sequence MSTVVNMLCRVGQIRRCAASLSQTVNQVAASRQKHTLPDLTYDYGALEPHINAEIMQLHHSKHHATYVNNLNITEEKYQEALAKGDVTTQVALQPALKFNGGGHINHTIFWTNLSPNGGGEPQGDLMEAIKRDFGSFQKMKERMSAATVAVQGSGWGWLGFEKESGRLRIAACANQDPLQGSTGLIPLLGIDVWEHAYYLQYKNVRPDYVKAIWNIINWENVSERLQTAKK encoded by the exons ATGAGCACTGTCGTGAACATGCTTTGCAGAGTTGGTCAGATACGCAG ATGCGCAGCCAGCCTCAGCCAAACTGTAAACCAGGTAGCTGCATCCAGGCAGAAGCACACGCTCCCTGACCTGACCTACGACTATGGTGCCCTGGAGCCCCACATCAATGCAGAAATAATGCAGCTGCACCACAGCAAGCACCATGCCACTTATGTCAACAACCTTAACATCACAGAGGAGAAATATCAGGAGGCACTAGCGAAGG GAGATGTGACGACCCAGGTTGCCCTCCAGCCTGCTCTGAAGTTTAATGGAGGAGGCCACATTAACCACACGATCTTCTGGACAAACCTCTCTCCAAATGGTGGAGGCGAGCCACAGG GAGATCTGATGGAGGCCATTAAGCGGGACTTTGGCTCCTTCCAGAAGATGAAGGAGAGGATGTCTGCTGCGACAGTGGCAGTGCAGGGCTCGGGCTGGGGCTGGCTGGGCTTCGAAAAGGAGAGTGGAAGACTTCGGATCGCTGCTTGTGCTAACCAGGATCCCCTGCAGGGATCTACAG GTCTCATTCCCCTTCTTGGAATCGATGTATGGGAGCATGCCTACTACCTTCAGTACAAAAATGTGCGTCCAGACTATGTTAAGGCTATCTGGAATATCATCAACTGGGAGAATGTGAGCGAGCGTCTCCAGACTGCCAAAAAGTAG